In one Butyrivibrio proteoclasticus B316 genomic region, the following are encoded:
- a CDS encoding glycosyltransferase — translation MIKYKFMGQVSNEQVLEYYNKNRIDCFVHASELEGAPVSIMEAESAGIPIISTDVGGVKEMIDGNGFLLPINFTPVEMADKIVELLELPKEEREKLGKKSRQIWEEKLDAEKNAKEFVSFLGKEGGKKLKNIILITNGYPYLGSEIGFLQAELKELLKSFDVTIIACITTEIDDSKKRIFEANALKLLNSESLKGKVTFCEYTYKYSFLALIPCALSYFFDKRVKLERKEIVHSKNKMSIKLWESIKYYGEALAFYNWYSETFKTEFDKEDTIIYSFWNLPPVLGLCLNRNKIGISKILTRVHGYDYQDEQWGKRMRKPFAPVIDTLIDKMVFVCNTGKEYYCKRHSIDDSKCIVSFLGSGSYTPVENATRENEDIVASQSDDCHRIVSCASLIPLKRVNLIIEALGIVAEKHKGKDLEWIHFGDGVLREEIEQQATKVLGN, via the coding sequence ATGATAAAGTATAAGTTTATGGGGCAGGTCTCCAATGAACAGGTATTAGAGTACTATAACAAAAACAGAATAGACTGCTTTGTGCATGCTTCTGAGCTAGAGGGGGCGCCTGTTTCCATTATGGAAGCAGAAAGTGCTGGAATCCCGATTATCTCTACAGATGTAGGTGGAGTTAAGGAGATGATAGATGGTAATGGCTTTTTATTACCTATTAATTTCACACCAGTAGAAATGGCTGATAAGATAGTAGAACTCTTGGAATTGCCTAAAGAGGAAAGAGAAAAATTAGGAAAGAAATCAAGGCAAATATGGGAAGAAAAGCTTGATGCTGAGAAAAATGCCAAGGAATTTGTGAGCTTTCTTGGCAAAGAAGGAGGCAAAAAGCTAAAGAATATCATTCTCATTACAAATGGATATCCTTATCTTGGTAGTGAGATTGGGTTTCTACAAGCTGAACTTAAGGAATTATTAAAAAGTTTTGATGTGACAATTATTGCCTGTATAACAACTGAGATAGATGATTCTAAAAAAAGAATTTTCGAAGCTAATGCTCTAAAACTGCTAAACTCTGAATCACTAAAGGGCAAAGTTACTTTTTGTGAGTACACATATAAATACAGCTTTTTGGCACTAATTCCCTGTGCCCTGAGTTATTTCTTTGATAAAAGGGTAAAACTGGAAAGAAAAGAAATTGTCCATAGTAAAAACAAAATGAGCATCAAACTATGGGAATCTATAAAGTATTATGGAGAAGCACTGGCTTTCTATAATTGGTATAGTGAGACTTTCAAGACTGAATTTGATAAAGAGGATACAATCATATATTCGTTTTGGAACCTTCCGCCAGTCTTGGGACTATGCCTTAATAGAAATAAAATAGGAATATCCAAGATATTAACTAGAGTACATGGTTACGATTACCAGGATGAACAATGGGGAAAAAGAATGCGCAAGCCATTTGCTCCTGTGATAGATACATTGATTGATAAAATGGTCTTTGTATGCAATACAGGAAAAGAGTACTATTGTAAAAGGCATAGCATTGACGATAGTAAATGTATTGTAAGTTTTTTGGGATCAGGTAGCTATACTCCGGTAGAAAATGCTACAAGAGAAAATGAAGATATTGTTGCTAGCCAAAGCGATGATTGTCATAGAATTGTTAGCTGCGCCTCGTTGATTCCTTTGAAAAGAGTAAATCTTATCATTGAAGCACTGGGAATTGTGGCAGAAAAACATAAAGGTAAGGATTTGGAATGGATTCATTTCGGGGACGGAGTTTTACGCGAAGAAATAGAACAACAGGCTACTAAGGTTTTAGGTAATTAA
- a CDS encoding glycosyltransferase, with protein MSVYETPVEYLHESIDSILNQTFREYEFIIIDDGCSNQDTVSCLKEYSIKDSRIKLIRNSENIGLTKSLNVGLDSCQGKYIARMDADDISMPERFAIQIEYMETHPEVSLLGANSIGFDGDKILFDESKINSRVRRPEIAEIRMLVQNTGFAHSTYMMRKSFLFEHGIRYNESLRYAQDYAITTDIILNDGKIHRIEKSLLKYREHEGQISNGFNGGQMECSIMTASKRLFNTFEGLSERECRIISQLPYNDSEYSPKETIMALKSMFQINRHLQKFNKYLFEREFRYYWYKKIMHVSKAEKKPWGVFKLFSICSVPSIISVKKEEHRYKNQ; from the coding sequence ATGTCAGTATATGAAACACCTGTTGAATATTTGCATGAGTCAATTGATAGTATATTGAACCAGACATTTAGAGAATATGAGTTTATTATTATTGATGATGGTTGCTCTAATCAAGATACTGTAAGTTGCCTGAAGGAATATAGTATCAAAGATAGCAGAATAAAACTTATCAGAAATTCGGAAAACATTGGCTTAACCAAATCGCTTAATGTCGGACTAGATAGTTGTCAGGGCAAATACATAGCCAGGATGGATGCTGATGACATTTCAATGCCTGAAAGATTTGCAATTCAGATTGAGTATATGGAGACGCATCCTGAAGTGAGCCTTTTGGGCGCTAATTCTATAGGCTTTGACGGTGATAAGATACTATTTGATGAGAGCAAAATAAATAGCAGGGTCAGAAGACCAGAGATTGCAGAAATCAGAATGCTGGTTCAAAACACAGGATTTGCGCATTCGACATATATGATGCGAAAATCCTTTTTGTTTGAACATGGAATACGATATAATGAAAGCTTAAGATACGCACAGGATTATGCTATTACAACTGATATTATACTAAATGACGGTAAAATCCATAGAATAGAGAAATCCTTGCTCAAATATCGAGAGCATGAAGGTCAAATATCAAATGGTTTTAATGGTGGGCAGATGGAGTGTTCTATAATGACAGCTTCGAAACGACTTTTTAATACATTTGAAGGCTTGTCAGAAAGAGAATGCAGGATTATTTCTCAATTACCATATAATGATAGTGAATATTCTCCTAAAGAGACAATAATGGCATTAAAGAGTATGTTTCAAATTAATAGACATTTACAGAAGTTTAACAAATATCTATTTGAACGGGAGTTTAGATATTACTGGTATAAGAAAATAATGCATGTAAGTAAAGCTGAAAAAAAGCCATGGGGAGTATTTAAGCTGTTTAGCATATGTTCAGTACCTTCGATTATAAGTGTGAAAAAAGAAGAACATAGGTATAAAAACCAATAA
- a CDS encoding acyltransferase family protein: MKRNGKIDLLRFVFAIVIMLHHLGMRTDLFDAFGLHFQVVSQRGGGFAVVFFFLVSGALLAKSTDKIVDSADIPKVTTQYLWKKYKYFMTWYIPAFILNFVWDCMRESISGGIKHSLYNISGFFMMQYIGLNGGELYPNGFYVPASWYLSALMICSLVLFPLILWKREIFIRIIAPLTSIASLYVLLNYKNRFRIASGLWYPLAVMCAGCIAYELAKNIKNTEEIYRHGITLRIAEAAIYLLTIVYISSDLQIEFEYPMFMLLTIAVAISFSGGTDDSLLSHKIFSFLGRASFPLYLFHEAISLIYIELLNKHGINHGYLSHIILYILCIVIAFLAQYVYDTIKKNKTQIKKVDA, translated from the coding sequence ATGAAAAGAAATGGAAAAATAGATTTATTACGTTTTGTTTTTGCAATAGTAATAATGCTACACCATCTTGGAATGAGAACAGACCTTTTTGATGCTTTTGGTTTGCATTTTCAAGTAGTTAGTCAAAGAGGCGGTGGTTTTGCAGTAGTATTCTTCTTTCTTGTTTCTGGAGCTTTGTTGGCAAAGTCAACTGACAAAATAGTTGATTCTGCGGACATTCCAAAGGTTACTACGCAATATCTTTGGAAGAAATATAAGTATTTTATGACGTGGTATATTCCAGCTTTTATCTTGAATTTTGTTTGGGATTGCATGAGAGAAAGCATTTCTGGAGGAATAAAGCATTCGCTATACAATATTTCAGGCTTTTTTATGATGCAGTATATAGGGTTAAATGGCGGAGAATTATATCCTAATGGCTTTTATGTGCCTGCTTCATGGTATTTATCTGCGCTAATGATTTGTTCATTGGTTTTATTTCCGCTAATACTGTGGAAGAGAGAGATTTTTATTCGAATTATTGCCCCATTAACCTCAATTGCTAGCCTATATGTTTTATTGAATTATAAGAATAGATTTAGAATAGCTAGTGGTTTATGGTATCCGCTTGCTGTGATGTGTGCTGGATGCATTGCTTATGAACTTGCAAAGAATATTAAAAATACTGAAGAGATATATAGACATGGAATTACATTGCGAATAGCCGAAGCAGCAATCTATTTGTTGACAATAGTGTATATTAGTTCAGACTTACAGATAGAATTTGAATATCCTATGTTTATGCTCTTGACAATAGCTGTTGCGATATCTTTTAGCGGGGGTACTGATGATAGCCTACTTAGCCATAAAATCTTTAGCTTTTTAGGAAGAGCAAGTTTTCCATTATATTTATTTCACGAGGCAATCAGCTTGATTTATATCGAATTATTGAATAAGCATGGAATAAATCATGGCTATTTATCGCACATAATTCTGTACATATTGTGCATTGTAATAGCCTTTTTAGCACAGTATGTGTATGATACTATCAAAAAGAATAAAACTCAGATAAAAAAGGTTGATGCATGA
- a CDS encoding ABC transporter ATP-binding protein, whose translation MKDLKSVKRIISELTEIMTKKQKKKSVIVFASMIICSLLELLSVSVIYPFLDAMVDMDNMSEKWYAHIIYKIWPEITPVTMVLFIGIIIIIVFLLKNCVALLCTYIQQKFSASFLRELSTLMLESYLKRPYEFFVNTNSAVIIRGINGDTSAAYQVMLSIFEFLTSFLTAVMIGVYLLYTDLFVAVGALLLAGICFLVIVYGFKKKLKYAGQAFIDANTKQFMYSYQAVNGIKEITVMDRRGIFIEQYEKASKIVEKLNVTNNFINACPDRILEGVCVGGFIGIACIRIAIGTDAIHFIPVLGAFALGAFKILPSISKMSSRINNIVYNQARLTICYDNIREARQIEKDNIGMREENTSSQYLTDSNTFVFENNIEIKDVVWRYKNSNDSVLNGLCLKINKGESIALIGASGSGKTTLADMLLGLFKPQSGSIIVDGTDIYSIPHEWAKTIGYVPQSVYLIDDTIKANVAFGIPEDMVQEDKVWDAISKAQLGDFVSGLPNGINTVVGERGVKFSGGQRQRIAIARALYENPEILILDEATSALDTETENAVMESIDALIGQKTLIIIAHRLTTIRNCDRVYEIKDGIAFERQKEEVL comes from the coding sequence ATGAAAGATTTGAAGTCTGTTAAAAGAATAATTAGTGAATTAACAGAAATAATGACAAAGAAGCAAAAAAAGAAATCAGTAATAGTCTTTGCTTCAATGATTATATGTTCATTGTTAGAATTACTGAGTGTATCTGTGATATATCCATTTCTTGATGCCATGGTAGATATGGATAATATGAGCGAAAAGTGGTACGCACACATAATATATAAGATTTGGCCAGAAATCACACCTGTAACGATGGTATTATTCATTGGTATCATTATAATCATTGTTTTTTTGCTGAAAAATTGTGTTGCGTTATTATGCACTTATATTCAACAGAAATTTTCTGCAAGCTTTCTTAGAGAACTGTCAACACTAATGCTTGAGTCTTACTTAAAAAGACCATATGAATTCTTTGTAAACACTAATAGTGCGGTCATAATACGAGGAATAAATGGAGATACCTCAGCTGCTTATCAGGTAATGCTGAGTATATTTGAGTTTTTAACCAGCTTTTTGACTGCAGTTATGATAGGTGTTTATTTATTATACACAGATTTGTTTGTTGCAGTGGGAGCTCTTCTTTTAGCTGGAATATGTTTTTTGGTAATAGTGTACGGCTTTAAAAAGAAGCTTAAATATGCAGGACAAGCTTTTATAGATGCGAATACAAAACAGTTCATGTATAGCTATCAGGCTGTAAATGGTATTAAAGAAATAACTGTTATGGATAGGAGAGGTATTTTTATTGAGCAGTACGAAAAGGCTTCCAAAATAGTTGAAAAATTAAATGTGACAAATAATTTCATTAACGCATGCCCAGATAGAATATTAGAAGGAGTGTGTGTTGGTGGATTCATAGGAATAGCGTGTATAAGAATAGCAATAGGAACAGATGCAATTCATTTCATTCCGGTTTTAGGTGCTTTTGCTTTGGGCGCTTTTAAGATACTTCCATCAATTTCCAAGATGTCTTCTAGAATTAACAACATAGTGTATAACCAAGCGAGATTGACCATATGCTATGATAATATTCGAGAGGCGAGGCAAATAGAAAAAGACAATATTGGAATGCGTGAAGAAAATACATCTTCTCAGTATTTGACAGATTCTAATACATTTGTATTTGAGAATAATATAGAGATTAAAGATGTTGTATGGAGATATAAAAATTCCAATGATAGCGTATTAAATGGCTTATGTTTGAAGATAAATAAAGGAGAATCTATTGCGCTTATTGGTGCTTCTGGATCGGGGAAAACTACTCTTGCAGATATGCTATTAGGTCTTTTTAAACCCCAAAGTGGTAGTATTATTGTTGATGGAACAGACATATATTCAATACCGCATGAGTGGGCTAAAACAATAGGATATGTACCACAGTCTGTTTATCTAATAGATGATACAATAAAAGCGAATGTGGCTTTTGGTATTCCAGAAGATATGGTTCAGGAAGATAAAGTTTGGGATGCTATTAGTAAAGCTCAATTGGGAGATTTTGTTAGCGGTTTGCCAAATGGAATAAATACTGTTGTAGGTGAAAGAGGAGTTAAGTTTTCTGGTGGTCAGAGGCAACGTATAGCAATAGCCAGAGCGCTATATGAGAATCCAGAAATATTGATTCTAGATGAAGCTACTTCAGCGCTTGATACGGAGACAGAAAATGCCGTTATGGAATCTATAGATGCGCTTATTGGGCAAAAAACACTTATAATAATAGCGCATAGGCTTACAACAATACGAAATTGTGATAGAGTGTATGAAATAAAAGATGGGATTGCCTTTGAACGTCAAAAAGAAGAAGTTCTGTAA
- a CDS encoding FkbM family methyltransferase translates to MKKIEKYANILKNMNRNLDSLEKIQTKLLKQKNTDDFLRPLFLEEVEYTRKLRSALKVKDVNGKNYTRVGSPADGGYVMVDDMDKVTEIYSIGIGDEISFDTYFSDRKVNVYMYDHTIKDIPVHNDFLHWKPIGICGKCNSSSNMKTLEEIVHDNCHDSEENMILKMDIEGFEWEVLKNVSSDTFKAFDQIVMELHGMHNLGHKDLILAGLENLNRTHQLVHVHANNWGGAINLDGWILPDMLEVTYVNRNNYQFKDSNRFFPTDLDEKNIDQLPEIPLGYYN, encoded by the coding sequence ATGAAAAAAATTGAAAAATATGCCAATATTTTAAAGAACATGAATAGAAACCTGGATTCTTTAGAAAAGATTCAGACTAAATTATTAAAGCAGAAAAATACGGATGACTTTTTACGCCCTTTATTTTTAGAGGAAGTTGAGTATACACGTAAGCTGAGATCAGCGTTAAAAGTAAAAGATGTAAATGGAAAAAACTATACTAGAGTAGGTAGCCCTGCTGATGGCGGTTATGTTATGGTTGACGACATGGATAAGGTTACGGAAATATATAGTATAGGAATAGGTGATGAGATATCTTTTGACACGTACTTTTCCGATAGAAAAGTGAATGTTTATATGTATGACCATACAATTAAGGATATTCCGGTTCATAATGATTTCCTACACTGGAAGCCAATAGGGATATGCGGAAAGTGTAATTCTAGCAGTAATATGAAAACGCTTGAAGAAATTGTTCATGATAATTGCCACGATAGTGAAGAGAATATGATACTAAAAATGGACATAGAAGGTTTTGAGTGGGAAGTGTTAAAAAATGTCAGTAGCGATACGTTTAAGGCATTTGATCAGATTGTGATGGAACTGCATGGAATGCATAATCTAGGGCATAAGGATTTGATCCTTGCGGGACTAGAGAATCTTAATAGAACCCATCAGTTGGTTCATGTACACGCAAATAATTGGGGAGGCGCTATAAATTTGGATGGCTGGATACTCCCAGACATGTTGGAAGTGACGTATGTTAACAGGAATAACTATCAATTTAAGGATTCTAATAGATTTTTCCCTACGGATCTAGATGAGAAAAATATCGATCAGTTACCGGAAATACCATTAGGTTATTATAATTAA
- a CDS encoding alpha-1,2-fucosyltransferase has translation MIIIKFCGALGNQLFQYALYEKMRILGKDVKADISAFGDGNEKRFFYLDELGIEFNIASADEIAEYLNRKTIRFVPGFLQHRHYYFEKKPYVYNKKILSYDDCYLEGYWQNYRYFDDIKDELLKHMKFPCLPLEQKKLAEKMENENSVAVHVRMGDYLNLQDLYGGICDADYYDRAFSYIEGNISNPVYYGFSDDVDKASALLAKHKINWIDYNSEKGAIYDLILMSKCKNNIIANSSFSWWGAYLEYNNGKVVVSPNRWMNCFENSNIAYWGWISL, from the coding sequence ATGATAATTATTAAATTTTGTGGAGCTTTGGGAAATCAACTTTTTCAGTATGCACTTTACGAAAAGATGAGGATACTTGGAAAAGACGTAAAGGCTGATATAAGTGCATTTGGGGATGGGAACGAAAAAAGGTTTTTTTATTTAGACGAATTGGGCATTGAATTTAATATTGCTAGTGCAGATGAAATAGCTGAATATTTGAATAGAAAAACCATTAGATTTGTGCCGGGATTTCTTCAACACAGGCATTATTATTTTGAAAAGAAACCATATGTATATAATAAAAAGATTCTAAGCTATGATGATTGTTATTTAGAAGGCTATTGGCAAAATTACAGGTATTTTGATGATATAAAAGATGAATTATTAAAACATATGAAGTTTCCATGTTTGCCGCTAGAACAAAAAAAGTTAGCAGAGAAGATGGAAAATGAGAATTCAGTAGCCGTGCATGTTCGTATGGGGGATTATTTAAATCTCCAAGATTTGTACGGCGGAATTTGTGATGCCGATTATTATGATAGAGCTTTTAGTTATATTGAAGGAAATATATCTAATCCTGTATATTACGGCTTTTCAGATGATGTCGATAAAGCTTCAGCATTGTTAGCAAAGCATAAAATAAATTGGATTGATTATAATTCTGAAAAAGGTGCTATTTACGATCTGATTCTTATGAGTAAATGTAAAAACAATATAATTGCAAATAGTTCATTTAGTTGGTGGGGGGCGTATCTTGAATACAACAACGGGAAAGTTGTTGTTTCACCTAATAGGTGGATGAATTGTTTTGAAAATAGCAATATTGCATATTGGGGCTGGATCTCGTTATAG